The genomic window TTTTGTTCAAACTTAGCTTTTGGACTAGGTTGTGGAGTTTCAATCTGTGCATTTACAGTATAAACTGTAGTAAATGCTAATAAAATTAATAATAGTTTTTTCATTTTAGTTTTAATTATTTATAAGCTATAAAATTACACATCAAAATACTGATTATTGTTAACAAAAGCTTAAAAAAGCGAAGTAATAAAAAACAAGGTAAACAACCGAAAAACGGCAATTATCAAAACATTAAAAAGAATCCTTGTTTTTTCATTAAAAACTAAAAAATAACCAAAATCTAACATATAAAGTACTCAATCATTAAAATTTAGCTAAATATTTACTATTAATTCAAGAAATTTATAATATTTTATTATATTGTCGAATTGTGAATAATACACAGCGTGTTTTATTACAAAAAATTTATTAGAAAAACGATTATTACATATGGAACTTATTGAAAAAGCGGTTGAATTTGAACAACGCAAACATACTTTTAAAACTACAAGTGAAAGAATAGAAGCTTCAAGAGAAGTTAAAGACCTTATTTTGAGCCTAAACGACGTATACAAAGTTGACAAAGACCAAGAAATCATGGACTTAATGAAGCGATTGACGGCGGTAAAACAAAAAATAGAAAAAAGATTAAAAGGAAGGCCATAAACCAACCTAACTCCTTATTAGTACTATCATAATAGAAAATGCTAATCAAGGAATAATTTACTTTATAAAAAAAAACAGTATTTCATAATTATGAAATACTGTTTTTTTTATTGGCAAAAATTAAGTTTTTGCTATATATATTCTTCTAATTACTTTTTATAATACTTCACATGTCCTCGATAAGCGAAAGCTCCTAAAACAGCCACAATACCACAAGCAATAACAATAAATTTAACACTCACAATTTGATCACCACTAGCGTAACTATGTAGCCCTGCTAAGTAGAAATTCACTCCAAAATAAGTCATTAATATACTAGCAAAAGCTATTATAGACCATAGGTTAAAGAACCAACGCCCTCTTAATCCTGGCACCAAACGCATGTGTATAACAAAAGCATAAATCATAATACTAATAAGCGCCCAAGTTTCTTTTGGATCCCAGCCCCAATAGCGCCCCCAACTTTCGTTGGCCCACATACCTCCTAAAAAGTTTCCTATGGTTAGCATAACCAAACCTACGGTTAAAGCCATTTCGTTTATTACCGTTAGCTCCTTAATGTTGAGTAACATTTTATCTTTATTATCCTTATTGGTGAAAATCATTAAGAATAAAGATACTACTCCTAAAATCATTCCTAAAGTAAAAGGCCCATAACTCGCTACAATTACCGCAACGTGAATCATTAACCAATAACTATTTAATACGGGTTGTAAATTTGCTATTGCTGGATCCATCCAGTTCCAATGTGCAATCATTAAAATCATTGCTGTTACAAATGCAGTTGACGCCATGGTTAAATCACTTTTTCTACCAAAAAGCAATCCGAATAGCATAGTAGCCCAAGCCACATAAATCATAGATTCGTAAGCATCACTCCATGGTGCATGGCCAGATAAATACCAACGTACAATTAAACCTGCTGTATGCAATATAAACAAACCAATAACTATAAACTTAAAGACTTTAATAGCCGTATTTAAACCTTTACTGTGTGATTTAAATATTTGAATAATTAATAATACAAACATTAACGTACCTGCGTACATATACCAACTAAATAATTTTTTAAAAATATCATATTTGTTATATAATACTTCTGTTTTCACCTTTTGATCACTTAACATAACCGAACCACCGTACCTATGCTGTGTATCTTTAAAAGCTTTTAGCAGTTTTGAAGCTTGAGAGAAATCGCCAGATTTTTTAGCTGAATTTAAAGTGTATAAATATGCTAAGAATCCACTTTTTACAAAATTATTGTAAAGTGAATCTTTTATAACCGTTGGATCTTCTTTATAATCGAAATTAGAAATCCATTTATGGTTATCATCATTAGGAATTGGGAATATTTTTAACGAACGTCCTTCAACCGTATTGAATAATAAATTTACACGTTGATCGGCTTCTTTAAATTCTTTCTGAAAACCATTTGGCACTTGCGCTTTGTATGCTTCATCTAAATAAGGTGCTAAAATATACTCTCCCCTTTCGGTGAAAAAATCGGCCAGAGTAGCATATTGTTCATCTAAATCCACACCAATCATATGGCGTATAGAATCGGCCTTTTTAGTTTTTAAGTAAATTATAGGCACATTGTACCATAATTGCGGACTTTCTTGAATAGATAAAAACACTTGGTTGGCATCAAAATTTTCGTAAGAATCATGCTTACTTAACTTTCTCAGCATTTCCGAAGCGTAAGTATTTATAGGCATCATACGCCCGCTTAAATCCTGAATCACCAAATTTCCAAATTCTGATGCATGTGCCTTAGGAGTAATATTAGCTCTTAAAACAGAATCTATTTGTGTTTTTGTAGGTTTGTTATTATGGTTATGCCCGTCGTTTGCCGAATGCTCTTGAGCAAACCCTTGTAATCCAAAACACAGCATAACAACGGCTAAGGTCTTGGCTTTTTTAGCTTTTAACTTTTCGAGTTGCTTTTTTAAATCACCAAAACGAGAATGCTTAGAAAACAAAATCGACATCATTCCAAAATACAGCATAAAATAACCAATATAAGTGATTAACGATCCCCAATAATCATGATTTACAGAAAGTATAGTTCCTTTTTCATCTGGATCGAAACCTGATTGAAAAAAGCGATAACCACCATGATCTAAAATATTATTCATAAAAATTTTATAATCAAAATCACCTTCTTTTTCATCCAAAACAGTTACTTCACTAGAATAAGCAGAATATCCTCTTTCTGTTCCTGGATAACGTTCAGCCTCAAAATCGTTCAATTTAATTGAAAAAGGCAATTCTAATTTCTTAGAACCGTACTTAAAAGCGAAATCTAATCCACCAACCTTTATTTGTTTAAAACTACTGTTTGATCCTTTTCCTCCAAGTAACCCTACATTTTGAGTTTCACCATTAGCAGTAACTTTTAAAACTAGACCATCTTCATTGTTTTTAAGGAATTCTGCTTTTTTAACTACATCAAAAACACCTTTTACAACAGGTTTTGGAAATACAATTTGCATGTTACCAATAGAATACCCAGAACGTAAATGTAAAGGCTGTATGCTATCTTTTACAAGTAAACCTTTAGCACGCGTTGCCATAGTCATGTATTCCCCATCAAAAGGAGAATTAATGGTTAGGTTATCGTTTTCTAAAGTAATATTTATAGCGCCATCGGTTGGTTTATTTAATGCAAATAATACATTGTGCACACTAGATACTTGACCTACTTTTAAGAAATGATTATGCGGACCACTAGTTCCTGCTTCTACTATTTTTAAATAAGATTCGCCGTTTTCGTCTGGAATAATATCTTCCTCTGCTCCAACAATAAATTTTTCTAGTTGAATATTTATTGGCTTTTTATTGTACTCGCTGTTTATGTTAAAATCATTATCTAAACGTCCAGAGAAATCGACTTCATTTTCCAAAACACGACGTTGTGCAACGCCATCTATTTTAAAATCACCATCAATATATGCCGTTATATATGTTTTTTGAGAAAGAAATGAATTTTCAGTTTCACCTTCACGAATGGCCATCATGCCTTCAAAACTGGCATATCGCGTAATAAATGCACCTAAAAGAATAAAAATGAAAGCTAAATGCAGAATGAAAGTTGCCCATTTTTCTTTTTTGTATAATCTAAAACGAAAAATGTTACCAACAAAGTTAATTACAAAAAACACCATAATGCCCTCGAACCACCAAGTGTTGTAAATTAAATTACGTGTATATGGCGTTGGAGACATGTCTTGTCCGGCATCTAAAAAGGTACCTGTTGCCATGGCTGCGGCAAAAGCAAGAAATAATACAGATGTTAAACGCGTTGAAAAAAGTATGTTAGCTATTTTTTTTTGCATAGTTAGGCCTTTTTAAGGTCGTGCAAATTTAATGATTTAAGTTTATTCTAAAGTGTTAAAACTGTGATAAAAAATTGATAAGAAACCATTGAAATATGATGAGAACTACACACCTAAAAATAAAATATTTCTTACAAAAAAAATTAAGTTTTATCATTAAACTCAAGTAAAACAGAAACATTAAGGTCTTAAAATCGAGCTACTTCCCCATTCTAGCTTCAAACATTTTTAAATATAAGAATGATCCCATTTTTCGGGCTTTAAATTTCGCGTTTTGTGCAAAGTCGCCTTCAAAAAGCTCATCGATGGTTTCTAACCAGAGGTTTAGCCAAAGTCCGAAATGGCGTTCACTAATTTTATTTTTATTATCGGCATCTACTTTTATATGAGTTTCAAGCGGATTACCTGTGTATTTTGTTTTTAGAAATAAAGAGGCCTCCCAGAAAGTTGTAAGACGTTCGAGATGGGCATCCCAATCTTTTATAACGTCGTTAAAAAAAGGCGATAAAACTTTATCTTGCCTCACTTTTTTATAAAATGAAGAAACAAGTAAATATACATCTTCGCGGGTTTCGAGATCTTTTTTCATGTTTCAAATTTACTGCTTATTTTATTATTACTGAAAGGTTGACGGCGCTTACATTGATTTTTTTTGATTTAAAAAGAGGTCTAAATAAAAATAAAAAAGCTCCTTCTTTTTTAATTATGAAAAACTAACGGGTAACTGCCAATAAAAATTAATATATAAACTAAAATTTTGTGGCAAGAACTAAATTTCCGAATACATCTGTAAAGAATTGAACGACCTGTTTGAGATCCCCGACCAAAGGAAGGGAGCGAGTAGTGAAATATTTATATTCATGAGTTCTTTAATTTAAAATAGAAATCAACGAATAAAGTCCGACCCTTGGGGTACGCGCAAATTATTTTGATTTATTAATTTGTTATTGATAATTGGTTAGTATTTTTGCAAGATGATTTCAGTAGTAATTTTAGGGGCTGGCAATGTGGCTAGCCATTTGTATAGAGGATTTCGAGAGGCAGATAATGTAACTGTTTCTCAATGGTATAACAGGAGTTTAGATTCGATTTCGGAGCATAGCAACGAGGTTGATATTACAGACGATTTAACGAATTTAAAGCTTGCCGATGTTTATATTTTGGCAGTTAGTGATGACGCTATTGGTGCGCTATCGGAACAACTTCCCTTTGAAGACCGTGTAGTTGTGCATACTTCGGGTGGTGTTGGTGTTTACGATTTAGATAAAAAACACAGACGTGGCGTGCTGTACCCGCTGCAAAGTTTTACCAAGGGTGCGGAATTGGATTTTGCCGATGTACCAATTTGCATTGAAACGATTGATAAAAAAAGTTTCCCGATGTTAAAGGAATTAGCCTTAAGTTTAGGTGGCCCGATACAGAAGGTTAATAGCGACCAACGGCGTGTGCTACATTTGGCGGCTGTTTTTGTGAATAATTTCACGAATCAGTTATATAGAATTGGCCATGAAATTACAGAAAGTGAAGGAGCAGAATTTGATATCTTGAAACCGTTGATATTAGAAACGGCAAAAAAAATAGAGCATTTATCGCCATTTAGAGCGCAAACTGGACCTGCTATTCGCCGTGATAAAAAAACGATTAAAAAGCACTTGAGAATTTTAGATAATAATATTGAGCATAAAAAGATTTACGAACTACTAACATCGTCAATACAGAAAACACATGGAAGAAAAAAGTTATAAAGAATATTTGGAACACATTACAACCTTTGTTTTTGATGTTGATGGGGTACTTACTGATGGTACCGTTTCAGTTTTAACAAACGGAGAAATGCTAAGAACTATGAATGTTAAAGACGGTTATGCCATTAGAGCTGCTGTTGATAAAGGTTATAACATGTGTATTATTTCTGGAGGTAAAAATGAGGGCGTGCGCAAACGATTAGAAGGTTTAGGTATTAAGGATATTTATTTGGGGGCGCAAAATAAAATTGAGCAATTGAATGATTATTTCACGAAAAATGATATTAAATCGGAAAACGTACTTTTTATGGGTGACGATATTCCAGATTACCCTGTAATGAAAGGGATTGGCTTACCTTGTTGTCCGCAAGATGCCGTACCAGAAATTAAAGGTATCTCTAAATATATTTCGCATAAAAAAGGTGGTAAAGGCGCTGTTCGTGATGTTATTGAACAGGTTTTGAAGGTGCAAGGGAAATGGAGTGGTTTTTTCTCTGCTCAGTTTGACTAAAAAAAGAAGACGATTTTCGGGTATGCTTTTTCTCTAAGACTATTGTTCTGTGCCTTTATTCATTTTAACTATTTATTTAATTGATAGATGCTTAACTTATTAAACCTTATTCGTTGGAAGAATTTATTAATGATTGCTCTAGCTCAATTATTATTAAAATACGCACTTTTAGAGCCTTTTGGAATAGCGACGAGTTTGGATGGTTTTGGTATTTTTCTTTTAATTTTTGCCACAATTTGCATTGCTGCAGCGGGCAATATTATTAACGACATTTATGATGTGGAGACCGATTTTGTAAACAAACCACATAAACTTATTGTTGGTAATTCAATTTCGGAAAAAACGGCTTACAACCTATTTATTATTTTTAATATTATTGGTGTTGGTGTTGGATTCTATATTTCGCATTTAGTTGGGAAAAGTCCATTTTTTTCACTTTTTGTTATTATTTCTGCTTTGCTTTACGTTTACGCTACTTATTTAAAACGCACGCTTTTAATAGGAAATATTGTTATTTCAATCTTAGTTGGTTTAAGCGTCTTAATTGTTGGGATTTTCGAATTACTACCTGTACTTACTTTAGAAAACAGAGCCATTCAACTCACTTTTTTTAAAATTATTCTAGACTATGCTATGTTTGCATTTCTGCTTAATTTATTGCGAGAAATCGCCAAAGACTTAGAAGATATCGACGGTGACTACAAAGCAGGAATGAATACTTTACCCATTGCTATTGGTAGAGATAGAACCACTAAAGTCTTATTTGTTTTATCGATAATACCGATATTTTTGATAATTTATTATGTTGTAAATTCGTTATATACAGATATTTTTGCTGCTGGTTATTATATATTTTTTATTATAGGCCCCATAATCTTTACGAGCATTAAATTGTTTAGCGCTAAAACTAAAAAAGATTATCATTTTATTAGTGATTTATTAAAATTGGTTATGTTTTTTGGAGTGCTTTCACTGTTAATTTATTATTTTAATTTGAAAGCTTAACTGTTCTAAATAGTCTACAAGGCCTTTAAAAAACAGGAAAAATACTTTGAATTGAATATAAAATTCATAAGTTAACCCTTTATCATTTCTCAATAACACTATCTAAATATGTTAAAAGAAAAATTAAAAAACTATAATATTATTCTTGCTTCTGGCTCACCACGCAGGCAACAATTTTTTAAAGACTTGGGTTTAGATTTTAAAATTAGACTTAAGCCTGTAAAAGAAGAATATCCAAATCGATTAACTCATTTTGAAATTAGTAATTATTTAGCACAACTAAAAGCACTTCCTTTTAAAGAAGAATTACAAAAAAATGATATTTTAATTACCAGCGATACTATTGTTTGGAACGATAACAAAGCACTTGGAAAGCCTAAAGATGAAGCCGATGCTTTCAATATTTTAAAATCATTAAGTAATAAAACTCACGAAGTGATTACTTCGGTCTGCTTTACCACCAAAACATCCGAAAAAACACTATACTCTATTACTAAAGTTACTTTTAAAGACTTTACAGATGAAGAAATTACTTATTATATAAAAACATCAAAACCTTTTGATAAGGCAGGTGCTTACGGTATTCAAGAATGGATTGGACAAATTGGTGTTACCAAACTAGAAGGCTCTTATTTTAATGTTATGGGTTTGCCAACGCACTTGGTTTACCAAACACTGAATAACATTGCCAATAAACCATTTTAAAAGTAAAATAAAAACACTTGCTGTGCTTTCCAACGTATATTTGCAGCGAATTTTAAAACCTTAAAACATGCAGTTTTTGGATACCTTTCAAAATGAATTAATAAGTACAGCAATTGTACTTATCGTTTTGTTCATTATTAGATATTTAATTCATTTTGCCATTACCAAAATTGGACGTAAAAGCGGTATAAATGACGCCCGAGTTCGCTTAATTCGTCGTTATATTACCGTAACCTTGTTTTTAATAGCAATTTTAATAGAATCTTTTATATTTGGAGCACAAGTCCACGATTTGGCAGTTGTTTTTTCTTCCGTTTTTGCTGTTATTGGTATTGCGCTGTTTGCTATTTGGTCAATTTTAAGCAACATAACTTCTGGTATTATTATGTTTTTCAACTTCCCATATAAAGTGGGTGATAAAATTGAAATTCACGATAAAGATTTCCCTATAAGAGCCATTATTGAAGATATTAGAGCTTTTCAAATTCATTTAAGGTTAGATAATGGCAATTTAGTAACCTACCCTAACAATCTAATGTTACAAAAAGCCGTAACTTTAATTCAAAAAGATGCCATTGATGAGGCTCATGATGACGGCGTAGATGCTATTTAAATAATCTATATCTTTATCTAAATATTTTTCCTAATGGCAAAAACGAGAAAACACAATTATAAAAAAAAGGCAGGCCAAATACCGGGAACAGCTATTTATACCGGTTCAAAATCTTCAGAAAAACTATTTATTGAAGTATTTGATTACAATGAAAAAAGATTTACTGAAAAACATTTAACCGATGTTTCGGAAACCATCCAATACAAAGGAAGTGATTCCATTACTTGGATAAACATAAATGGCTTAAACCATGTTGAAGAAATTGAAAAACTTTCTACGCACTATGAATTTCATCCGCTTGTATTAGAAGATATTGTAAACATTTCTCAACGCCCAAAAATTGATGAATACGACAATTACTTTTTTATTGTTTTAAAGATGCTTTATTATGATAAGGACGAAAAAATAATCTCGGAGCAAGTCAGCTTTATTTTAGGCAAAGACCATGTATTGTCTTTCCAAGAATCTGAAGGTGATGTTTTTGATGCCGTTAGAGAGCGTATTAGACATGGGAAAGGAAGAGTTAGAAACATGAATTCCGACTATTTACTTTATGTATTAATAGATGCTGTAGTGGATTATTATTTCAATATTATAGAAATATTAGGCGATAAAATTGAAGATTTTGAAACTGATATTTTTAATGGAAATGCTACGGAAGATGTAAGTCAGAACATTCAAAATTTAAAACGTGAAATTTTAAAAGTGCGCCGCGCCATTTTCCCACTTCGCGAAGTTATAAACCGTATTGAAAAAACTGACAACGAATTAATTTCAAAACAAACTCTAAATTATTACAGAGATGTTTACGACCATTTAATTCAAGTCGCTGAAAACATCGATATTTACCGCGAAATGATTTGGAGTTTAATGGATATGTACATGACTACCATTAGCAATAAAATGAACGAAGTAATGAAAGTACTTACTATTATGGCTTCCATTTTTATTCCGTTAACATTTATTGCAGGCATTTACGGCATGAATTTCGAAAACATTCCTGAGTTACACTACCACAATTCCTATTACATTCTTTGGTGCGTTATGATTGCTATTTTTATTGGAATGATTATCTATTTTAAACGAAAAAAGTGGCTTTAACTTCAATAAACACATATTAAAACCTATTAGCGACAAACACGGAAAAACATAAAGTTAAAGAAACATTAAAACCGTCATATACCCTTTCAATCTTTGTTATATTTGATGCTTAGCTAACTATATATTTATGCAAAGTTCAAAATATTATCTTTTATTACTAGTTTTAACTGTTTCCCTTTCACAGGCACAAAAACCAAAAACACCAGCATCTAACGAGGTTTACGAATCTATCCAAAAACTTAATTTTTTAGGTTCAGTTTTATATGTTGCAGCTCATCCCGATGATGAAAACACAAGATTAATCTCATACCTTTCTAACGAGGTAAAAGCTAGAACAGCCTATCTTTCTTTAACACGTGGCGATGGTGGTCAAAACCTAATTGGTCCAGAAATAAGAGAATTACTAGGCGTTATTAGAACTCAAGAATTATTAGCAGCTAGACGCGTTGATGGTGGAGAACAATTTTTTTCTAGAGCCAATGATTTTGGTTACTCTAAACATCCAGACGAAACTTTACAAATTTGGAATAAAGATCAAGTTTTAAGCGATGTTGTTTTGGCAATCCGCCAGTTTAAACCCGATGTTATTATTAATAGGTTCGATCACAGAACTCCTGGAAGCACGCACGGTCACCATACTAGTTCTGCCATTTTAAGCTTAGAAGCCTTCGATTTAGCAAACAATAGCTCCTCTTATCCAGAACAATTAAAACAAACTTCTTTATGGCAACCAAAACGCATATTTTACAACACGAGTTGGTGGGCTTACGGTAGTGAAGAAAAATTTAATGCAGTCGATAAAAGCAACATGTTAAAT from Algibacter sp. L1A34 includes these protein-coding regions:
- the ccsA gene encoding cytochrome c biogenesis protein, translated to MQKKIANILFSTRLTSVLFLAFAAAMATGTFLDAGQDMSPTPYTRNLIYNTWWFEGIMVFFVINFVGNIFRFRLYKKEKWATFILHLAFIFILLGAFITRYASFEGMMAIREGETENSFLSQKTYITAYIDGDFKIDGVAQRRVLENEVDFSGRLDNDFNINSEYNKKPINIQLEKFIVGAEEDIIPDENGESYLKIVEAGTSGPHNHFLKVGQVSSVHNVLFALNKPTDGAINITLENDNLTINSPFDGEYMTMATRAKGLLVKDSIQPLHLRSGYSIGNMQIVFPKPVVKGVFDVVKKAEFLKNNEDGLVLKVTANGETQNVGLLGGKGSNSSFKQIKVGGLDFAFKYGSKKLELPFSIKLNDFEAERYPGTERGYSAYSSEVTVLDEKEGDFDYKIFMNNILDHGGYRFFQSGFDPDEKGTILSVNHDYWGSLITYIGYFMLYFGMMSILFSKHSRFGDLKKQLEKLKAKKAKTLAVVMLCFGLQGFAQEHSANDGHNHNNKPTKTQIDSVLRANITPKAHASEFGNLVIQDLSGRMMPINTYASEMLRKLSKHDSYENFDANQVFLSIQESPQLWYNVPIIYLKTKKADSIRHMIGVDLDEQYATLADFFTERGEYILAPYLDEAYKAQVPNGFQKEFKEADQRVNLLFNTVEGRSLKIFPIPNDDNHKWISNFDYKEDPTVIKDSLYNNFVKSGFLAYLYTLNSAKKSGDFSQASKLLKAFKDTQHRYGGSVMLSDQKVKTEVLYNKYDIFKKLFSWYMYAGTLMFVLLIIQIFKSHSKGLNTAIKVFKFIVIGLFILHTAGLIVRWYLSGHAPWSDAYESMIYVAWATMLFGLLFGRKSDLTMASTAFVTAMILMIAHWNWMDPAIANLQPVLNSYWLMIHVAVIVASYGPFTLGMILGVVSLFLMIFTNKDNKDKMLLNIKELTVINEMALTVGLVMLTIGNFLGGMWANESWGRYWGWDPKETWALISIMIYAFVIHMRLVPGLRGRWFFNLWSIIAFASILMTYFGVNFYLAGLHSYASGDQIVSVKFIVIACGIVAVLGAFAYRGHVKYYKK
- a CDS encoding group III truncated hemoglobin: MKKDLETREDVYLLVSSFYKKVRQDKVLSPFFNDVIKDWDAHLERLTTFWEASLFLKTKYTGNPLETHIKVDADNKNKISERHFGLWLNLWLETIDELFEGDFAQNAKFKARKMGSFLYLKMFEARMGK
- a CDS encoding Rossmann-like and DUF2520 domain-containing protein, yielding MISVVILGAGNVASHLYRGFREADNVTVSQWYNRSLDSISEHSNEVDITDDLTNLKLADVYILAVSDDAIGALSEQLPFEDRVVVHTSGGVGVYDLDKKHRRGVLYPLQSFTKGAELDFADVPICIETIDKKSFPMLKELALSLGGPIQKVNSDQRRVLHLAAVFVNNFTNQLYRIGHEITESEGAEFDILKPLILETAKKIEHLSPFRAQTGPAIRRDKKTIKKHLRILDNNIEHKKIYELLTSSIQKTHGRKKL
- a CDS encoding KdsC family phosphatase, producing MEEKSYKEYLEHITTFVFDVDGVLTDGTVSVLTNGEMLRTMNVKDGYAIRAAVDKGYNMCIISGGKNEGVRKRLEGLGIKDIYLGAQNKIEQLNDYFTKNDIKSENVLFMGDDIPDYPVMKGIGLPCCPQDAVPEIKGISKYISHKKGGKGAVRDVIEQVLKVQGKWSGFFSAQFD
- a CDS encoding geranylgeranylglycerol-phosphate geranylgeranyltransferase, which produces MLNLLNLIRWKNLLMIALAQLLLKYALLEPFGIATSLDGFGIFLLIFATICIAAAGNIINDIYDVETDFVNKPHKLIVGNSISEKTAYNLFIIFNIIGVGVGFYISHLVGKSPFFSLFVIISALLYVYATYLKRTLLIGNIVISILVGLSVLIVGIFELLPVLTLENRAIQLTFFKIILDYAMFAFLLNLLREIAKDLEDIDGDYKAGMNTLPIAIGRDRTTKVLFVLSIIPIFLIIYYVVNSLYTDIFAAGYYIFFIIGPIIFTSIKLFSAKTKKDYHFISDLLKLVMFFGVLSLLIYYFNLKA
- a CDS encoding Maf-like protein, with protein sequence MLKEKLKNYNIILASGSPRRQQFFKDLGLDFKIRLKPVKEEYPNRLTHFEISNYLAQLKALPFKEELQKNDILITSDTIVWNDNKALGKPKDEADAFNILKSLSNKTHEVITSVCFTTKTSEKTLYSITKVTFKDFTDEEITYYIKTSKPFDKAGAYGIQEWIGQIGVTKLEGSYFNVMGLPTHLVYQTLNNIANKPF
- a CDS encoding mechanosensitive ion channel domain-containing protein; this encodes MQFLDTFQNELISTAIVLIVLFIIRYLIHFAITKIGRKSGINDARVRLIRRYITVTLFLIAILIESFIFGAQVHDLAVVFSSVFAVIGIALFAIWSILSNITSGIIMFFNFPYKVGDKIEIHDKDFPIRAIIEDIRAFQIHLRLDNGNLVTYPNNLMLQKAVTLIQKDAIDEAHDDGVDAI
- the corA gene encoding magnesium/cobalt transporter CorA gives rise to the protein MAKTRKHNYKKKAGQIPGTAIYTGSKSSEKLFIEVFDYNEKRFTEKHLTDVSETIQYKGSDSITWININGLNHVEEIEKLSTHYEFHPLVLEDIVNISQRPKIDEYDNYFFIVLKMLYYDKDEKIISEQVSFILGKDHVLSFQESEGDVFDAVRERIRHGKGRVRNMNSDYLLYVLIDAVVDYYFNIIEILGDKIEDFETDIFNGNATEDVSQNIQNLKREILKVRRAIFPLREVINRIEKTDNELISKQTLNYYRDVYDHLIQVAENIDIYREMIWSLMDMYMTTISNKMNEVMKVLTIMASIFIPLTFIAGIYGMNFENIPELHYHNSYYILWCVMIAIFIGMIIYFKRKKWL